From a region of the Tenggerimyces flavus genome:
- a CDS encoding AfsR/SARP family transcriptional regulator, translating to MSGKPSFSVLGPLKVTRGGRPVRVGPPRLRTLLASLLLRANHPVPTSELVERLWNERPPSQPRDAVQLYVVRLRQALGDPRLIRTTPGGYQLELDPTQLDLLRFDQLLRQSAKASETGRRVELLTEALRLWRGPICVDLDSDVLHALDATPVNERRLEAEEQLIDDELSLGHHASQLPRLRRLLAEHPLRERFCGQLMLALYRSGRQAEAVQAYTATADVLTHELGVSPGRELRDLHRAILAADPRLLAADTPAVTIAEPVRPAQLPADTPAFTGRVREVEELLHLAGQPATTVLASRIDGMAGVGKTALAVHVAHRLAPEFPDGQLFVDLYGYTEGRSPLAPGVVLARLLRALGVQDESIPVELDERAALYRSTLAGRRMIVVLDNAHDESQVRPLLPGSPGCLLLITSRRRLRTIDADHQLTLDVLPKADAIAMFTRSHGRERDDSRQAVDELVELCGRLPLALRHAAELFRSRPFWSASQLTERLREGISEVDAAFALSSRDLTRDQERALRLFGKHTCGELTPQSTAILLHSTVAESRRLLEELADAQLVKEHAPDRYRLHVLARATSLKQMSADGAAA from the coding sequence CCGCGCCTCCGCACGCTGCTGGCCTCGCTGCTGCTGCGGGCGAACCATCCAGTCCCCACGAGCGAGCTGGTCGAACGGCTGTGGAACGAGCGGCCGCCGAGCCAGCCTCGAGACGCGGTCCAGCTGTACGTGGTGCGGCTTCGGCAGGCGCTCGGTGACCCGCGGCTGATCCGGACCACCCCGGGTGGCTATCAGCTCGAGCTGGACCCGACCCAGCTCGACCTGCTGCGGTTCGACCAGCTGCTCCGCCAGTCAGCAAAGGCATCCGAGACCGGACGTCGGGTCGAGCTCCTGACCGAGGCACTGCGGCTGTGGCGCGGTCCGATCTGCGTCGACCTCGACTCCGACGTTCTGCACGCGTTGGACGCCACGCCGGTGAACGAACGTCGGCTCGAGGCCGAGGAACAGCTCATCGACGACGAACTGTCGCTCGGCCACCACGCCAGCCAGCTCCCGCGACTGCGGCGGCTGCTCGCCGAGCATCCGCTCCGGGAACGGTTCTGCGGTCAGCTCATGCTGGCGCTCTACCGGTCTGGTCGTCAGGCCGAGGCCGTGCAGGCGTACACCGCGACGGCGGACGTGCTCACACACGAGTTGGGCGTCAGCCCGGGACGCGAGCTGCGGGACCTCCATCGGGCCATCCTCGCCGCGGACCCTCGCCTGCTCGCCGCGGACACTCCGGCCGTGACCATCGCCGAACCCGTCCGGCCGGCGCAGCTACCCGCGGACACCCCCGCGTTCACCGGGCGTGTGAGGGAGGTCGAGGAGCTGCTCCACCTCGCCGGACAACCGGCAACGACGGTCCTCGCGAGCAGGATCGACGGCATGGCCGGCGTGGGCAAGACCGCGCTGGCGGTGCACGTGGCGCATCGGCTCGCGCCGGAGTTTCCCGATGGTCAGCTCTTCGTCGACCTGTACGGCTACACGGAGGGCCGATCGCCGTTGGCTCCCGGCGTCGTGCTCGCGCGCCTGCTGCGCGCGCTCGGCGTGCAGGACGAGTCCATCCCGGTCGAGCTCGACGAACGTGCCGCCCTGTACCGGAGCACGCTCGCCGGCCGCCGGATGATCGTCGTACTCGACAACGCGCACGACGAGTCGCAGGTGCGACCGCTCCTCCCAGGCAGCCCGGGCTGCCTGCTCCTGATCACCAGCCGCCGGCGTCTGCGCACGATCGACGCCGACCATCAGCTCACGCTCGACGTGCTCCCCAAGGCAGACGCGATCGCGATGTTCACCAGGTCGCACGGACGAGAACGCGACGACTCCCGGCAGGCCGTCGACGAGCTCGTCGAGCTGTGCGGTCGCCTTCCTCTCGCCCTCAGGCACGCCGCGGAATTGTTCCGCTCCCGACCATTCTGGTCGGCTTCCCAGCTGACGGAACGGCTCCGAGAGGGAATATCCGAGGTAGACGCCGCCTTCGCATTGTCCTCTCGAGATCTCACGCGCGATCAGGAACGTGCCCTGCGGCTTTTCGGAAAGCACACCTGCGGCGAGCTCACGCCCCAGAGCACCGCCATTCTTCTGCATTCGACGGTGGCCGAATCGAGACGACTTCTGGAGGAGCTCGCGGACGCCCAGCTGGTCAAGGAACACGCGCCGGATCGCTACCGGCTTCACGTTCTCGCGCGGGCAACCTCGCTCAAGCAGATGAGCGCCGACGGAGCAGCCGCTTAG
- a CDS encoding glycosyltransferase family 4 protein — MGGDVTEHQDFEVVLLCDGEWPNVPGVCCWRSGVRNAFGAAGATVREVVWQPPAPAPVRKATTGNGPRRLAWLPPFARRPLAQAYRRLRRATAEVRLGRGHPGPIGSDQGAPDPNRPDLDGADLVVAESLRAARAAASADTPSYRVWALALPPQWLPPGGHTEYATELNETAKQVGGFLTDGELARESIERSAHALRPKVELFPPIATDQACEACTGQPVEPLNLTELDPTVAQLALWRDGHAEEDEPHPYSFAGARQRGLAGPWAKANRSAWQNDHTGTPMTMPGDRPADWTAAAQAAGARAVRDTVRMPGPTAPRQRRNVMVSGHDLKFAVELAERLDRRSDLDLSIDEWPGLARQTAQTAERLERADSILAEWARTSAIWLSEHKRPDQFLVVRLHRFELDTPYPRQLALENVDAVVYIAPLFGRRIRDELNWPTDKLVYIPNYLDLDWLDRPKLDGAQFTLGFVGFEFIRKRFDLALDLLAEIRQTDKRFRMVVRGAMPWHNKYAWTNDDERDYVGWCFERIERDPLLRDAVVLHPPGRDMARWFRRVGYLVSTSDEEGSHASVAEGMASGAVPVVRSWPGAAEIYGKQWVHDSIGAAANAVLSNADPAVSAESRDQAREEIGRTHDPHKVVAAWADLLHRDVAGARRYFAEYASVELPDSGR, encoded by the coding sequence ATGGGCGGGGATGTAACGGAGCACCAGGACTTCGAGGTCGTCCTGTTGTGCGACGGAGAATGGCCGAACGTGCCCGGCGTTTGCTGCTGGCGCAGCGGCGTGCGGAACGCGTTCGGCGCGGCCGGCGCGACGGTCCGCGAGGTAGTGTGGCAGCCGCCCGCTCCCGCACCCGTCCGCAAGGCGACCACGGGCAACGGTCCACGCCGGTTGGCCTGGCTGCCACCGTTCGCACGGCGCCCGCTCGCCCAGGCCTACCGACGCCTGCGCCGCGCGACGGCCGAGGTCCGGCTGGGTCGGGGGCACCCTGGTCCCATAGGTTCGGACCAGGGTGCCCCCGACCCAAACCGACCGGACCTGGACGGTGCGGACCTCGTGGTCGCCGAGTCCCTCCGGGCCGCGCGGGCCGCGGCTAGCGCGGACACCCCGAGCTACCGCGTCTGGGCCCTCGCCCTCCCACCGCAGTGGCTGCCGCCCGGCGGGCACACGGAGTACGCGACCGAGCTGAACGAGACCGCCAAGCAGGTCGGCGGATTCCTCACCGACGGCGAGCTGGCCCGGGAGTCGATCGAGCGCTCCGCCCACGCGCTCAGGCCGAAGGTCGAGCTGTTCCCGCCGATCGCGACCGACCAGGCCTGCGAGGCCTGCACCGGCCAGCCGGTCGAGCCACTCAACCTGACCGAGCTGGATCCCACCGTGGCGCAGCTCGCGCTCTGGCGCGACGGACACGCGGAGGAGGACGAGCCCCACCCGTACTCGTTCGCCGGCGCGCGTCAACGCGGCCTGGCGGGTCCCTGGGCGAAGGCGAACCGGTCGGCCTGGCAGAACGACCACACCGGCACGCCGATGACGATGCCCGGCGACCGACCCGCCGACTGGACAGCAGCAGCGCAGGCCGCCGGCGCCCGCGCGGTACGCGACACCGTCCGCATGCCCGGCCCCACCGCGCCAAGGCAGCGGCGCAACGTGATGGTGTCCGGGCACGACCTCAAGTTCGCCGTCGAGCTTGCCGAACGTCTCGACCGGAGGAGCGATCTCGACCTCTCCATCGACGAATGGCCAGGCCTGGCGCGTCAAACCGCCCAGACCGCCGAACGACTGGAACGGGCCGACTCGATTCTCGCCGAGTGGGCTCGCACCAGCGCGATCTGGTTGTCCGAGCACAAGCGCCCCGACCAGTTCCTCGTCGTACGACTGCACAGGTTCGAGCTCGACACCCCGTACCCGCGGCAGCTCGCGCTGGAGAACGTCGATGCCGTCGTCTACATCGCGCCGCTGTTCGGACGACGGATCCGCGACGAGCTCAACTGGCCCACGGACAAGCTGGTCTACATCCCGAACTACCTGGACCTGGACTGGCTCGACCGGCCCAAGCTCGACGGCGCCCAGTTCACGCTCGGCTTCGTCGGCTTCGAGTTCATCCGCAAGCGGTTCGACCTCGCGCTCGACCTGCTCGCCGAGATTCGCCAGACGGACAAGCGATTCCGCATGGTCGTTCGCGGCGCGATGCCGTGGCACAACAAGTACGCGTGGACCAACGACGACGAACGCGACTACGTCGGCTGGTGCTTCGAACGGATCGAACGCGACCCGCTGCTGCGCGACGCCGTCGTCCTGCACCCGCCCGGACGCGACATGGCGCGCTGGTTCCGCCGGGTCGGCTACCTCGTCTCGACCAGCGACGAGGAGGGCAGCCACGCGTCGGTCGCGGAAGGCATGGCCTCGGGTGCCGTGCCGGTCGTCCGGTCCTGGCCCGGCGCGGCCGAGATCTACGGCAAGCAGTGGGTGCACGACTCGATCGGCGCGGCCGCGAACGCCGTGCTGAGCAACGCGGATCCAGCCGTGTCGGCCGAGAGCCGGGACCAGGCCCGCGAGGAGATTGGCCGTACGCACGACCCGCACAAGGTCGTCGCCGCGTGGGCGGACCTGCTGCACCGCGACGTCGCCGGTGCCCGCCGCTACTTCGCGGAGTACGCCAGCGTCGAGCTCCCGGACTCGGGCCGGTGA